From Falco naumanni isolate bFalNau1 chromosome 4, bFalNau1.pat, whole genome shotgun sequence:
GGGGGGactaaacccaaacaaaatagGAAGACCGGTTTCTTAAGCTTGTGTAGCCCCTGCAAGGTAGGGTTGATAAAACTTTCCCTGGTGCAgaattttgtgttcttttcaaTGATGTCATGTGTGAATATGTTGAGTCTTCTCATTCTGTTCATTAGCAGTAAATTTCTCAGGCgaagaaaagaaattggatGTGGgactagaaaaaataaaatcaaaattcttCAGAACtggggtgtttggggttttttcgtttgtgtggttttgggtgtttgggagtgtcttttttaaaaaaattaacaatttcAGGTTAATAGTTGTCTTGCAAGCTTTTGAAACCCCTCACAAATGCAAGAGCTAAACTTTAACATACAGATATTTGGGCAAACAActatttggggaggggggggaagccaagcaaacaaaccaTGCACATAAATTATTGAAGATAAAAGTAGCAGTGAGAATATCATACCTTCAGGTTTAATACCCACTTAGTATTTCACTTCCTCCTGCTACTCCATAATTTCTGAGACCAAAATATATACAGGGATGATTGGTCTCCATTTATCCTCTCACAGGCTCCAGCAGAACtgaagttaaattattttaccaAAGAGCTGCTATAGAGTATGTATCAGCAGTTTGTTGATAGGTTGATTTGCCTTTGGGCAGATGCTTACCTAATGGgaacttcattttttaagtgGGCTTCCAGTCTTATTTGTCTCTAATCTGTAGTTGGTAGTAGTTTGTGGTGAGGTTTTAGATGCCTGTCTGCTGTTGTCAGGCCTGTGGAGACTATACATGTGAAGCCTGTGCTCTCTTGTGTACAGTGACGTTTTGGATGTAGTCTTATCAGTGCTTAACCAAGTCAAATGTCTCGAgatttgaaaaagtatttatagAACATAAGAAAACCTTTAATTTACTAGGGCACAGTATAGTGTATAACTAGTTGCAAAAGCAGGTGGGATACAGGGCCTGAAaacctgcaggtttttttctgttgaaaagttACTTGGTTGGCGATGTTTTGTAGGATGCATGTTGTTTATATGCCCTCTGAGAAGCTGGCATTTCTCTTGAGGTACATGTAATTAATTGGCTGTTAGCCACAGGAAATACAATTCATGTATCTGGAAGCATCCTGCAATGTTTCTTGGCAGAAGAGGTAGTTTAGTTAGTAAACTATTGAAGTATATTTGAATGGTTAATaagcacaaataattttctcagcTTATTTTGGAAGGCTATTATTATTACAGTGGACCACCAGGTACCAACAGCACAACCAAAAGCCGTATATTCAGTAGTTCATTTAAAGCTGTTGCATGGGCATGGGCTcacaaaatacttaaaattactCTTTGTATAATGTAGTTAAGGGAGAGGTTTTTCTTGTTCAGGTGGTATCTTTTCAGTGGCTCTGCATCTTCTGCATATGAACAGACTAAAATCTGAAGTGGTATGTACAGTTTGTGTTGACCAAGTCCTGCAAATCTTCTGACATAACCAAGATACAGATACCTGTGTTGGGAATACTAGGGGAATATTAGGCTGAATGTAGGATTTCTTTGTGTGCGTGTTTACTGAGCATGAATGGTccctttttcaaaaacatttttctgatgtgAATTTAATTGCTAGTTTGAAGTTGAAATTGCGGATTATGGGTGTCCATGCAAAACTGActttggggggcagggggaaagctAGAAGGAGGAATTTGAAATACCAATTTTCCTAGGAACTACATAGAACTCTTAATCTGCTTTTAAAGACTTTAAGGTGTTTGCACTGCTAGCCACTTTTGACGATGTGTAAATACTTAAATTGGAAGCGTGCTGTCTTTTAATCTTTAAACAGTATAGCAGATGAACATGAGATGAACAGATCTACATATCTTACATGGAATAGGTCAGTGCCTGGTAAGTCTTTACAGCATTAGCATCATGCTAAAGGGCATAGCATGAACATGTGAGACTTTCAAATATCTTTCTGAGCTACAATTCATATGGTTATAGTAGTAGACTGCAATACTCTTACAAGTAATCTATGCACTAACAGAacattaattttgcattaattcTTAACCAGTGTTTAAACGTTTGTTTTAATAGAGTGGTAACACTCCTTTCATTAGTTCTGTGAGCTTGTTTAGTGGAAGAATTCTACTCTCCTGGCTGTTGTAAGGGCTTGTTAGCTAGGTGTGGAGTTGAGAACAAATTGGTATGACTTAATCAACTGCCAGGTTATCAGctcttatttaaaatgtgtagaAGTGCAGTAGGGAGAAGGATTAAAACCTTAATTGGAGGGTTTTTTGGGTCATGAAACTCTGAGTTTAGGTACAGTTTGACAAGGAAAAATACACTCTTGCTCTGACTGCTCTCCTAGGTGAATGGAGAACCCTTCCTTGAATTTGAAAACATCCCTCTGTTGCAACCATCATGTCTGGAGCTGTTCATACATCATATGCAATAGTGACCTGTGCTCTGAGTGTTTCTTCTGCAGCCTCAGTCACCATGCTTGGGTGGTACTAAGGCAGTGAAGGTGCCGGAAGATCATTCGGTTTATACTGGAACTGGAAACCTGCCTCGTGGAATGAGTGGCTTTTCCTCAGCTCAGTTTTCTATAGCtgtctgtttctgctgctgtcaagAAGTTGCGTAGTGGCATCACTGCAAAACTGAGAAGATTTTGTTAAATTCTGTGCCTGTGTTGCTCTTGTGTAGAATACTGGCTTTCAATGGGAATTTACAGTctaaaaattatattccttATTGCTGTTCGGCAGAAACAGGAGCAGTAGAGGTGTTTGCCTACAGAAGAAAGCCATACCTTTTGTGGTGTAGTAAGGAGATAGGTATGTGTTCATCAGTCACACAAGTAGGAAGCACTTTTCCCAATACTGCTAGTGTTTCTGTTGTCAAGCTACTGTCAAAGTTTCTGAGATGTGGTTCAAATATAAAACACAAGGTGGGGATACTATTTAGTAGGTCAAGTCCAGTAACAAATATGATGTTGATGTGAGAAAATTTAGTATTATTCCTGATCTTAACTTCTACAAGGTGCGCAAAAGCCTGTGTCTTGGCTGTAGTAGTGAAAATCAGAGGCCAGGATATTTCCTGAGTAGGGCTTATAAATAGATGATATAATGTGTTGTTTACACTACAAGTAAAAGATTATActgaaagcaattatttttgttttagaggGACTCTGAATATGTCTGGCATAGCTCTTAGCAGACTTGCACAGGAGAgaaaagcctggagaaaagatCATCCATTTGTAAGTATGAGAGTTGTCAAACTTCTGACTGCAGTTACTATGGTGTTctaatgatgatttttttaccCTGATGtgattctttttaaataaaaaagctgcGTAAAACTATGTAGCGCAAAAGGAAATAACTATGTAAAGTTTGAATGTATGTCATGAAGTATTCTAAGTACACCTACTGAAATGCTCACcctttggctttttgccttaattCAGGGATTTGTAGCAGTACCTACAAAAAATCCAGATGGCACAATGAATCTAATGAACTGGGAGTGTGCTATTCCAGGAAAGAAAGGGGTAAGACTTACTGTTGTCCTGACATCTCACTTATGGTGAAAAGTAACATAATCCTGCTTATGTGGTGCACTGACAATTTGGAGTATAACTTACACATAGTTTAATAGAAATGCTTGGGTCCTGCTGCTACTTTAGAATCCAGGTGGAGTAGCCTAAGAATGATACGGGACAAAATACACAATGAGCCTGTTCAGCTGTTGGCACTGACCACCTTAAGAATAAAAGTTTTCAGAGGAGTGTGTAAGAGTCCTGCATTGAGCAGACTTGAGATTGTCTTATGCTTCATGCCAGGGTTTGACTTCAGTTCTTACTAAATGCTGGTGTAAGCCTTAAAGCTTGAAAATTAATACTACCAGAATGTTTCCTCTTCTGGTTTACTGCCAGTACCTTTTTTTGTCCACAGAACAGTGAGGCCCTTCAGTCCTAGAGAAGTGCTGTAGCcctgtttttaacttttttgattccatggaaaataattctgcattaTCAACGTGGAATGTCATCACCTTCCATTTTATGGAATTCTCTCTTTTTGtattggggaaagaaaaatagaactCCCcaatgttgtttctttttatctgaTTTCACATGTGCTTCTGTGTCcctttccttaaaataaagagggaaaggaaaaagtctgTAGAGACCAAAATTGGGGGTTTTATCAACTTGATCTAGGGGATAGGACAAATGCAAACTTTCAAGTGGAGAAAATCATTAATGGATGAAGGTTCTTTGATTTTGTACACTGCCATTACAACATCTCATTCTGAGCAGGAtcttctttctatttttcaagATGTTAGTATGTAGACATTATTCTTCAATTCATTGGATGCAGTTGTTTCTTCTGAGATAATAGTATTAATTACTCCATCATTTTCATTCTTCGGATTTTTAGTGTTTTTGCATTGGATATGAGACTTTTGTTGCTTTGCCTGTATTACTGCCTCTTGCTTAAGTCCCCTTCAGATCTTGTTTCCTAGATTCTGAGAAGACAGCATGTATAGGCAAAACCTGCAGATTCTGTACTACTAAGTTTAACACTGAACATGGCATTGCTGTTACATTTCTAACTTAGCTCAGTATTTGGTAGTTGTTCGCACAGCTCAAGTTAGTTCTCTAAAGAAGCATCTAAAAGTCAGTGTAAGGAAAAACTCATCCCCTTGTGTTCTGCCAAAGCAAGGTTAGCCATCATAATAGCAAGTTTAGGTGTCACCTTTAAATACATGCTATACAAAATCTTTATGCTACTGCTTTAAAGTTTTGTAAACCACAAAATGGAGTGAATAAGACTCTTAAAGCCAACTTCTTGCCTCCTAGAAAATGTGTTGCACCAGGAAAAGATCAGTTATGCTCATGTGatcagtgatatttttaaaaatcaggggGTTTAATCAGTAATAATGCCATCTCTTTAACAACCAGCAGCACGCCTCACTCATCTCTACCAGACCAACCAGTTGCTCTCTATTGCCTCTGTGTTTGAAGGCATGCTGTACTGCAGTTGCTTCCCCTGAGACAGATGACTAGTTGAAACCACCAAAATGCTTTCTTGTCAACCAGATCAAAAATGGAAGTGTTGTTAATCCTGGGTTGGATATCTCCTTTCACCTTTTTGACAGCAAATCACTTGTTAACTACCTAGAACTCAACTGGAAGAATATCTGCAACCTGTCTGGTAATGCAATATGATCTTGATGGTACTGCTGTCATACTGTTACCATAGTAAGCCTTTTGAGTGTCGGCTGTCTTTCATCTGTAGCTATGTTGCTCTATCAGAAAGATAGAGTAAAAGTAAGTAAAGTAAGTATGTTAAAACTTTTTGTTGACCGTTCTGGCGTTTTACTTGAAGAAACTATTAAAAGCTATTTGTCTTTCCCTATGACTGAAGGCAAACAAAATGCGAAGAGTTTATTCTTCAAAAGGctcttttctaaaaatggaCAAGTTGTGTCTTCTGAGAAGGTATGGGGAATAGGTATTGCTAGTTGTTGACAGCTGACTACTGCTGTTCGGAACATTTTGTTTAGATACACTGTAGCAAATGTAATCAAACTCACTTCTTAAAACACAGTTATCTTAGTATTCTGTAGCaggtttttctcctgttctaGCTTGAGACTCTGCACAGAAAGTCCCAGCAACAGTGGAGTGCTTTTGCTCTTCTcgagtgtggggttttttcccttgtgctAAAAATCACACAATTCAGGTAGGAAAGAATAGAGGATTTCCTTCTAAGGTGGTCTTCAAACATACCTGAGGATAAGGTTTGATCATTTATGCTGATGTGAGACCATTGTTACtccagtttgttttaaaaaattaacccAACACTTACTTCCGTTGCAGTATTTCCATAGCAAGGGCAAGTTAGAGAAGTGGTCTGAATTTTACATACGTAAtaagcttttctgtatttctgtacttCTTACCTGAAGTCAGTTTGTCAGAAGGtgggcttttttccttatttccaaCTAAGATGACCATGAAGTATATATTTGAGAcaggcttttctcttttgctagacatttttccatatttataTGACCCTTTTGAGTCATGCTGCCCTATTTGGTCTGCTCTGCAGCATAGGACTTGCTCTTGTTAGTGCTCTTCCCAGTTTCTGATGGGGATAAAAAGCTTCTTGGAATTTCTTTTACACAAAAAGATGAAATCTGTCAGACTCTTTGCTACCAACTACAGACAGAGTTAGTTTTAGATTAGTAAACCTTACATTAACTGTAGCAGTACTACAGTGGTGTCCAGATTTTTTGTTGATTTGTGGCTTGCTTAGACACATTCTTGTGAGGCAAAATGGGAGCCATTTACATCCACGTGCTTAAGGGTTGTATCCACATTCTGTCTTCTCAGACTTCTTTTCAGCGGGGTATAATGGCCCCTTCCTCATTGTATGTGTGTCATATAAAACTAGATGGTTTTGTCAGCTATGATCCCAACTCTATCGATGACTCAGCAATGCTTGCTAGCTGTAATGAAGTGGaaaagcagggttttttccttcagctccttATATAGGTAGGATAACTTGTCTCAGTCTAGACAGCATGCTGCAGCGTAGAACAGCTATTTTTTGCTATGTAGCAGAAGGATGCCTTGTACTTTGCCTGAGAAACTGTCACCTTGATaagctttttttccacaagtTTTGACTTTTCTTTAATCTAAACTGTACCCTAACTTTTTATAGACACCATGGGAAGGAGGCTTATTTAAACTACGGATGCTTTTCAAGGATGATTACCCTTCTTCACCCCCAAAATGTAAGTAAAATGTTCTAATAAGCCCGTGGTTTTTAGTCAGTGTTAAACTAGTCCATGATGTTCTACTAATGGTTATTAGTTTcctaacagattttttttaagaaaagttgctttttttttcttttcccacccaCCACTTTGCATTTAGAAAGTTGTGATGAAATGAGTGAAGTGCTCAGTATAACAAAACTGGGAGGCGAGGGGGATTGCTGTGTGGGTTTCCTCAGAGTCTGACAGAAGAACAACTGGAAGTGTTTGCTGCTTGATCAGCACTCTTTGGAAACTAATAGGTAGACATGGTTAAACCAAATCCCTTTGCTTGTTAAGTTAAGTTGGCCTTACTCAGAAGCCAAGAActtaggggggaaaaataatgttCCATCAACTTCAACTTTTTCATCGACTTGCTCTAAAACATCAATCTGTTCCTTTTCTGATACTATGTACAACAAGTATCTTCAGATACCTAGTTTCCTTGTTGAGTTTTTGAATTTTCCTTATCCCATCTCAAACTTGCCTACTTTAGAAATCTGAAAACACCTATTGCTTTGCCTAGTTTCTTGGTTCTTGAATTGGCTACCGTATCAAGTCAATGACAGTGATTACAAACTGCTCTCTTGATAGGaattcttgtttcattttagtGTTTCAGCTGTAACAGTTGTCTTGGTTACTCCTTTTATTACTACCTAAATACATTGTGACACAAGGGGAAACATTTTaactagaaaatatttaacatcagTATCTGGAGAAATACCAACAGGCACATCCTGCAAGTGTTAAATGAACTGTGGTGCCTTAAAGTAAGCTGTGTATGTGATACCTAAGATTTCTTACCAATGCAGGTTCTGAATTTCTACTGAACTTCATTCAGCAGCTCATGAGCAAGACTTTACTTGTGATGCCAGATGGATTAGAAAACTGCATTAATATGTAGATATCTTACATATTGCTAAACAGGTGTTCATTACATTACTCAAGATAGTGGCTGTTGCATCTAAGTCCTGATTAAAGAAATGCCAGAATATAGATGGAGTAGCAGAAGGAGAGCTGCACAAGCCTACTACTTCATTCAGTCTTGCAGCTTAAACTTGGTTCTTGTTCAGGGCATCTCGATTATAGACAAAGGAAAAGTATAACTGAAAAATTGCTAGGAACTTTGTCATCTTTTTATGGAACGTTTTAAAGTGAGGAGAGAAGAGATGAGTGAAGGGCAGTATCTTTCTTTTATGTAACAGTATGTGAGTCTAGAAAGAtaggaatgttttaaaaaggtCTTTATTATAGAGCTGCTACAATCTGTCAGTTCTGATCCCTAAACCAAAACATCACTGGTTACAACGATAGTGTTGTGTTGCCTGGACTGATACCACAGATGTGATGGAGTACTGCTTTAAGTGCAAGATAGGTCCAGCAGTTTGCaaggcgctttttttttttttttttttggggggggggggggggggggggggagatgcAGTGGCGGGGGGGAAGGAGTGccgcagggatgctgggggtggACAGGGGCCAGGGGCAGGAGGCTTGTCTTTGGccagttttgggtttgtttttctgtcctaACTGATACAAACCAACTCTCTGATCTTAGTCTTAGCACTGCATGCAAGTAATTCTCTCTTCTTCATCAGGTAAATTTGAACCACCATTATTCCATCCAAACGTGTATCCTTCAGGCACAGTGTGTCTCTCCATCTTAGAGGAGGATAAGGACTGGAGGCCAGCAATCACAATTAAACAGGTCATTAATTGTACTTGGATGTATTCTTAGCCCTTcttatttgctttgcttgcttatctgatgtgaatgaaaaatgtttgctgtgtGTTTCTACAGCTGGTTttagaaggcttttttttaattgaatgtcTCTTTAGTAATGCCTGTGTTACTTCTACTCCTTGTCCACAGATCTTGTTAGGAATACAAGAACTTCTAAATGAACCAAATATTCAAGACCCAGCTCAAGCAGAGGCTTACACAATTTACTGGCAAGTATCTTTGTGTATCAATTTGAAAGCTGTTATATTGGTTGCAGCTGTCTGTTACTTATAACATGCAAATGAAGGAATGATCAGGGTAATTTTCTTGACCTTCATGGCTGTGTCCTGTGGTGATGTCTAGCTTGTGCCAAACCAGTAACTTCATGGTGAATAGACTAGTAGAGCTCTTAATAGCATCACAACAGCAATAAAGTGTGTGAAGACTGTTTCGTTAAGACCATGATTCTCATCACGATTCTAGCCCGGCACAGAATCCTTTTCCCTAAAGGCTGAGTAGTAGTAATGAGACATAATGATTTCATGAGACCCAGTGATAGAGGAGACCAAATTAGGTGACAAGTCCCATTCATCAGTACAGGAGTAACTTCTGTCCAGTAGTGAGTACCTATAAGCACTTGTGCCTGAAGGATGGAGAGCTGCTGTGATTGCTGGAGGAAATATGTAGCACTTTGTGAAAACTAGATCTTCAAAAAGAATAGGTTAAAAAGTACAGAAAGCTTGTCTTGTGGCTTTAGCAGAATGCAGCTTGCATCAGTTGGGAAAGATGATCCTTTGTGAGCTAGGAAGTACTTTTTCTTATAGGCTTAATCTTAAAATTTTCCCACCATTAAAAATGGATGGCTGATCAGTAAACTTTAGGGGAGAAGAGCACtttaaacaaatgcttttgGCACTGACAACTACTGAAATAATGTACAAGATGGAAATGTGGAATTATTATTCTGGACAGATGAACAATTCCAGGATAGTACCATGTttgaaaaatggcattttgtgAGACTTCACATGCAAGCTGTATCAGAAATGTCTGTTACAGGATCctagagaaaaggaaacatagGAATGGGTAGTGTGTCTTTGATTTAATTAAAGGCTTCACTCAATGTTGTTTTTTAACTATCTGCTGAAGACTTGATGGGACTAAGTGCATATGGAGGACAGTTAGGTGGCCACAGTTGCAGGTAGCACCTTTAGGAGCCAGTGATGATGAGGCAGgccccccccctccatttttaaaaaaagtactgaGGGAATATAGGGCAGGAATAATATACTTGTATAAGTAGtcagtgtgttttatttttccatttcatccCACATGCTTGTATGTACAAGGATCAGTCTTTGCTGGTCTTGTTCCTGTTTTATTGtgcttctagaaaaaaaacccaaacctattGAGAATAAACTATTACATGCTGGTTTTGTTACTTCAGACATATATAGTCTTCCATTTATTCTCTTATGTCTTGGATGTGTAGTATTTCAGATGGGTTGCTATATTTTCTGTAGTCTGAGAGTGTGACTCATTATGAGCAACAGGTAGAAGCACCTCAACAGAGCAGGATTGTGTATGCATCTGTAATTTGGGATAGTTGATAAAATACTGGTGAAGATGCAGTATTGTTTACATAGATGTCTTTTATTCTTGAAGTTTAACTTGACTAAACTTTGTATTCAAAATAAGAATACTTGTTCTCATTCTCAGGATTGCTTTGGTACTGTCATTCTAACTTTAGCACTCCTGATGTGCTAACCTGCTTCCTCCTCTACTGTAGGCATGCAGAGTCTACTATGGCAGGCATTCTTCGTGCAGATTTTGAGGATGTAAGACTTAACAGCTAGGTTGTGTTCTCATGTGACAGTGCaatataactttaaaaagaaaaattccagaaTACAGTTTGTAAGTTTGTTTATGAGAAGAAGCTCTAGTATTTTCAGTCTGTGTGCTGGTAATTGTTAACTGGTTGTGATCAGAATTGGCATCCCTACTTCTTCCCCTCAAACAGTCAAATTCTGAGGATAtaatttgctgcctttttttttttttttcactgcagcaaGCCTTCATAGCTGAAAGTAAGTTAAGTTTACTGCAAAGCTGTCTGCAAAATCTAGTCACTGTAAACTACCTTTGGCACAAGAGTAATGGTAACAAATTTTTGTCTAGCTCTTGACTGACACTTCTGACAGCTAATACAAAATATGGTGTTGAATGTAAATGGATGTTCTACTAAGCTACTACCATTCCTTGTTGGCCCAAGAATAGAGAACAAAGAATTTGTCCTTGTATGTGTTGAGTCGGTGGCTTAATGACTGGTGTTAGTTCTCTGAAGGTAGTACTTGCTTGTTTAATCAATCCATAGCAAGTATGCTAGACTTAAGTGAACTATagtgctttttcaaaatgttgagctagttgtttggggtttttttcaactgaaGGTTCAGATAAACCTAATGCAATGTGTCAGGGTCTGCAGAGATAAAGGCTGAAACTACCATACCATtatcattttcctgtttcttaaaagtgcttctcctctctccccaaaGCAGTAAAGATGATGCTTTAAAATCACATAAAGTCCACCAACTGTTAGCGAACTGCTCTCGTCAACCACTTTGTGCTGTTAGGAtgctggaatttatttttaatgacctCAGGGGTAGTGGAAAGCTTACGTTCAGAGGAGTAAGAATGCTTGCACGTAAGGTACAGCTGGCCTTCAGAAAGAGCAAGCGCAAACCTGTTTACAGACCATGTCATATGGTATGAAGTCAGATAGTACAATCATTTAATGACAGATAAGGTTTGGGAAGTAACTAGTTAAAGAGAACAGTGCTTCCCTCCAAAGGAAGTTGCCAGACTAATGGTCCAGAAAGGCCTTTAAAGTAGTTTGGTGAATTCCTTTGTTTTGCCTTCAGCAATGATGTAGTTTCATAttgaagagaaacagaacagtaaCTGTAATATGACCTCTGAATTCTCAAGCTGCAATtaccctttctctctcttctatACAGCCAAAACAGAGTGGAATATGAAAAGAGGGTTCGAGCACAAGCCAAGAAGTTTGCACCATCATAAGCATCTGTCATGCAGCATCTTAAAAAGGAAGGGATGGCAAGAACTTGTTTACAAAACTTTTGCAAAATCTAATGTTGCTATGTACAATTAATATCCACTTAGGGGAGGGGGTTGTATGTGTGCCATTTTCCATATTCGCCACTTGTATACAGTTCTAAATTTGCTGAATTGCCCCCCGTTTTTTCATACAGGGTCTCTTCCTTCagtcttttgtatttttgattGTTATGtaaaacttgcttttattttaatattgatgTCAGTATTTCAACTGCTGTAAAATTATAAACTTTTATACTTCTATAAATTCACTAGTATCTCTAGTTACTTTGCTATCTGATGCAGgcatgctttaaaatgttagaACTATATTTAGCCTCTAGCTggctgtatgaaaaaaaaacatgccctctacccccttccctccctgagTTTGTTTTTCTATCTTTCAGAAACTAGGTTGTTATTGCTTAAGAGCCTCTGAGATCCAAAGTCAGCCAGCATCCTTATTCTGCATCACTTCCTTTGTGTTTATATGGCATTCTGTCTGTGTTGCTGTTTAGAGTAAATAAACTGTTTATATAAAGGGCTTTGTTTCATTTATCTTCATTAAAATACTGCCATTTAAATGGCTTTGAACACAATTCAGTGCAAGTCCTGTGATGCTGCACTTATCTTTTTGTTTAGATGTTgccttccatttcttttccctgcccTACCCCCAACAGTGGCCCTTCTTTGGGCCTCCAGTGGTAACTGCGGCTATTCAACTGTTACCTGTTCCTTAAACAGCCTACAGATTTCTCACTAGCTAGAGACCAACTGCTTACTGTGCATAACTGGATCAACATACTGCTGTGACAGTGTTAACATAAAATAACGTAATGTTAGATCAGTATGAACAATAATAGAAACTGTCCAAGGAATGCAAGGTGACCTGCAGCAACTGGGGATTTTCAATCGTACTTACCAGAAATTCTTCTGTGCCTTCTTCCTTATGTCAATGTATATAGATTTTTAGGGAAAGGACGTGCTCTATGCAATTACAGTTTCCTTCTGTAAAGGAAATCTGTTAAATTATGTAAGTTATTTTCATGTATGTCAAGCTGATATGCCCTCTATTAaactttcactgcttttttttaattgtattttttagtCAAAATCATTCTGCAAACCAAATGAAGTGTGAAAAGCTTTGTGCCATACAAGCTGTAGcttcttcattgcttttgtgattaaaaaatgGCAACTGCTAGAGACTTCAGTTATTCTAAGTGTGATACAGCTCTGTTCTCAGATCTGTTCTGCTTGTCTGCATTTGATTACAATAGCTTTGTAACATAAAGGCATTTGCCCAAATCAGAATAGCTAACGCACATTATTCTTAGACCTGTAAAAATTGTTTGTGTAGGATTTCTTCCTTACCTTTCTCTTGAAGTCCATGTTAAAACAGCTGATTTaggaaagtgtgtgtgtgcttggGGTGGGAAAGTGACTAATTGAGTGAAACTTGAGTTAAAGGAAAGATTCCCTGACAAATTCATTTACttggggtggtttgttttttgttttttttttaaaagggaaatggaatacTTGTACCACTGAAACTGCTGCTGTGACTCCCAATTCTAGCTCCAGTAGGGCTGGCATTTAATATCTCTAGTAGAAGAGGGTTGAGGTAAAAATCTTGCTGTGACTCAAAGGACTCGGTATACATGAAGGTAACACAAAGATTTGTCCTGAATATCTCCAGTTCTGCTGAAGGGTTGCTGAAGTTTAGGCTTAAATAAGTTCCAGTTGGGTGCTGGAAACTCAAAAAGAGCATTCAatttaaaagtacagaaaataacTCCTAACAGCTGCACTTTCACTATACACAAACTGGC
This genomic window contains:
- the UBE2I gene encoding SUMO-conjugating enzyme UBC9: MSGIALSRLAQERKAWRKDHPFGFVAVPTKNPDGTMNLMNWECAIPGKKGTPWEGGLFKLRMLFKDDYPSSPPKCKFEPPLFHPNVYPSGTVCLSILEEDKDWRPAITIKQILLGIQELLNEPNIQDPAQAEAYTIYCQNRVEYEKRVRAQAKKFAPS